Genomic segment of Vitis riparia cultivar Riparia Gloire de Montpellier isolate 1030 chromosome 19, EGFV_Vit.rip_1.0, whole genome shotgun sequence:
tttttttctttctctttttcttttttgttgggTTTGATGGCAGATCTGTCTGTCCTATAAATTCTGCAGCTGGATCCAGAGAAAATGCACATGGGAGACTTTATGGTTAGGATCCATCTGCACAACACATTTGTTGTTTTTCAGGGtcttgatcaatttttttgcGAGAATGTAGGGTTTGAGTCTTCATTCCCAACTCTTCACTCTCACATGTGACCACCATGACATGAATACACCCCTCTGGTATTGCAGATTGTCTATTGGTTTTGGATACTGGACAGCTACGTTTGGTTACTgagaaatttgaggaaaagagagaaagcaaagaaaaataaatattagagttaaagtgaataaattatttttatacattattttttatttattttaattatttttttataaaaagtaaataatttgaaaagaaattcatttctaactaattttaattatatatatttttttcataatttttgtaataaaaccgaatttgagaaaataatttttattaggtTATGCTTGATTGCAAAAAATTTACAagggaaaataaagaggaaaatttataagtaattttaattatatttaatttttaaaatatttttcacaataaaatcaaatacaagaaaaaaaaaattaacttctcattttctttactagtttttttttttttttttttggaattaaacataACATAATATTGTAGGAGTTTTTGAATTCTAAAAGCTTATTCTATGATATTCAATAGGATTTTGTAGGAGTTTTTGGGCTCAATGTGGAAAATATCTTAGCCCAGTTCATGTGGGCCGGTGGGCTTTTGATAAAAGCTCATTGGATTTTTTCTACGATATTCAAAATTCACTTTTGGATAATCAAAGTGGCCATATGCTCACATACCATCATTTCTTTGAATCCTAactatggttttaatttttcataattagacattatttatttctaacttaatttcatttattattaattaaaatttattttattttagtatgtAGGATTTTCGAATACTTAATTTGAATAAATCAATCTTCAATTATCTTAAATACATCACAAGTGGATACAAAAAAGAGTTGAGTTAACAAGAGCCCTTTCCTTAAGATcatgtggattttttttaaagaatattatttattaaaatgtaaaagtgttaaaaatattttaacccATGAGTTGGGCTTCCCATACATATTTGCCATTTgatgaataattttaattttgaagacaaatttttttaaatttttcgaAGAAGCAGAATTTCTTAGCTTATATAAGCTATATTTTGACTTATATGataagttttttcatatttaataaaacttttataacattaacttttaaaattttaattttaatttcgaTTTCATCCgtcaactaatttttttttttaaaaaaaagttatcctCAATGGATTCTAATTCACAAACTAATGATCTTGAGAGGGATCGATCATTCTTGTTTCTCGAACTGTGACACTTTAATGGCTACACGTTTAcaaatagatttatttttagttgaatattTGAATGTTAATAcaacatttttagaaatattatagaaaattattaCCCATCTCCATATAAGATCCCAATACACAAATTCTAATTTTGCTTTAACTATAGAGCATTTGATAATTCTTTCCATATCAAATGTGTTAATTTATTCACTAAAATCTTAACCGTCCTACCCAAGATCGTGTGTTTCATTAATGATACTTTTGAGACCATTGTTTTGTCACGTGTGTTTAGATTTAGGGTTAATTTTGTTCACATTCCTTAAggttttaactaaatataaCTAATCCCATGGTTTggaatttcattaaatatttctcaTATCCTTTTCGTGTCTTATTTTCACTCACTTCCTttgtatttaatgaaatttcaaacctatgTGTTAGATGTATTTATCCAAAACCTCGGGAGAGATAAACAAAATTAACCctttgaatttaatatttttgtatgtaaaaaagaaatacaaaagtTTAAGggatttttgacattttttttatgtcttttaaatagaatatttgtaaaaattaatacttgaaatcacaatttgaaatttattgcaATGAAGAAGTATTTAGAAATTGATGATAGTTTGTAAAGTATTACACttgaaaaaataacttcaatatagttaaatttattgaagttttcttttgaagaaataatttcaatgtcaattttaaaatttaaagttgcTTCTTCAAGAAATTGACTTCAAAATTCATTAGTTAAAGTGAAActatttctcaaaaaaataacacaaattcttgtgtacctaaaaataatttttaaatactatattttagaaaataatttttttaagtgatcATGTGTACCacatttttaaatactatattttagaaattattttttgcaTGGATCATGACAAAGCTAGAAGTAAATTTAGGGACATTGGAGAGTGattataataaaagtttttattattaataaaaaaaaatgaaatttgaaagtgTCAAGTCCTAGTTTGAAGttaagtgaaaaagaaaattattccaaATATTAAAAGTCACTTTTACTTTGGAGTGtgatttgaaaagtgttttttaatatttaaaatctttttttattttataaattaagtgtttaacaatttttaaaaaaatatgcttaaaaatataaagaatatttgaattagaaaatccgtttgataatgattctggttaaatatttttatttataaaactctTATTAATAACGTTTtaattagaaatgtttttaaagagaattgtttaatattttgatataaattaaaaaagattgtCTTTATGGTGTTTGAAGTGATCTATTTGTTGAAGTTGGGTTTAGGTGCACAAGTAGAGCTTACTTGACCCAATCCAAAAAAAAgaggagatgaaaaaaaaaaaaaaaaaaaaactaactaacCGAAAGAACTCGCTTTTGCAAGAAAATTCTCTTTTGAATTtcatctatttcttttcttctttatgaaaaaaaaaaaaaagattatgaCATTTGTGTTGTTAAACAAagttattatcaaatttttgtaatttcattcATGACTTGGGATATATGATTTTTCAGTGAAATAATTAATTGGGATTTTAGGCATTTTAGAAGATACCCCAAACCTTTTTCTCAATTgtattatataacaaaaaagtgatttgattttttaaagaattaccTATTCAGTTATGGGCTAAGAAGAATTTGAAGTGATTCTCCGTAATTTTTTGAAGTACTTTTCAACTATTTGCTAAATACATAAGTTTTATAAGAAAGAGTTTCGCATTATTATGAAacgtttttagttttttttttaaaattaaatctctTTCAAATAggttcaaaataatttcttttattaccTTACTAGAATAACTATCAAAGCATCTTTTtgatttatattcaaatattaagcGATCATccttaaaaacatttataataaaaacacaataGATTAAAGAGTGCATTTGGTTAGTGATTTtacaaaatgtttttagttttttttttttttttatatttgaaagataaaaacttttaagtgttaaaaataataaaaacacttcataaaattgctatcaaatatactttaaaTTACTCGTAAAAGAACTTTTACTACCAAATAAGTTTTTTGTCAATTAGCTTATGGAGTGAAGTATGGATTTGAGTCATTGTTGGATTGCATATGCTTTGGTTCATTGGACTGCTCTTGGCTACAAGGGAGCCCCACTGGCAGCTTCCATTTCACTCTGGCTGTCGACCATTATGCTCGCTGTTTATGTGAAGTATGCTAAGAGATTTGGGGATACATGGAAAGGGTTTTCATCTGAATCATTCCGTCACATTCCCTCAAACTTGAAATTGGCACTGCCCTCTGCTGCAATGGTGTGGTAAGTGTTGACTTATTTTTCTGGGTGATGCTTAAAACCCCACATTTTTCCACAAAAATGAGTCATAGATCTTACTGTGTTCTCCCAGTCTGGAGTACTGGGCATTTGAGATTCTGGTTTTGCTAGCTGGGTTGATGCCTAATTCAGAAACAACCACTTCATTAATAGCAATGTGGTAAGTTTCAGTCTCTCTGTTTTTTCCTTCCTGGTTTGTAACTGTTCCAACCTGCTCAAAATATTCAAGCCTGTTAGTCTTTCTGATCCGAATCTTTCAGTGTGAACACAGGAGCTATAGCATTCATGATTGCTTATGGTCTCAGTGCAGCAGCAAGGTCAGTCCGGCAGTAGAATCATATATGATATTCTTTCTGATTCCCTTTTTCATAATTCATCTCATTGAATAAAACCAACTTGCTGTGAGCCTGCAACAGCACAAGGGTGTCAAATGAACTGGGAGCAGGCAATCTGGACCGAGCCAAGCACGCCATGGCAGTACTCTCAAGATCACCAACCGGCTTGCTCTTGCAGTTGTTCTACTCCTAGCCCTTTGCCACAGTATCTGGGCTAGCTTTTTCAGTGATAGCACTGTCATAATAAAGGATTATGCTTACATGGCACCCCTGCTTGTAGCCTCAATACTATTAGACAGTACACAAGGTGTCCTTTCAGGTACTAATGATACCTCCATTTTGCTTGGATGTGACTGGGTGGTAAGAGGATGTGGCTGGTAGCATATCGCCAACTTGGCTATTTGATCGGCAATGGCATGCCCATCGATATTTCGGGGGAAATCCCAAAAAATCGTCGGCGATACACATGGTCAACTTGGGTCGTCGACGGTCAAATCTCGATGGTCAAATGCGCTACAGTGCTAGAGAAAAGGTCCTTCCTTTTGTCGCTGAGGGGATTTGAACTCCAAAGGGTCGGGTTCAACCCATTTACCATCCTGACAAACTTAcccatattatataatatgcactaaatataaaataattatattataattaaatacaaaattttcttttaattgattaccaaaaatataaaaattatataatttttttcataatatttttaatatcattaataattaattaaatattaaaaattatacatatatcataatttgttttatattgtttaatacaattgaattaaatggatcatagttttaatattaatatatatttttaaattagacatattacaatcaaatatcataatattagatgtaatttaataataaatgtacacttataaaattcatatttttattgttgcatacgatattattatcaaatatgataaatcatattatatatatatcaaattatttaataaaacaactttaaaatatcattatacttctaattacatttttatgaagtttttcttatatttttataaattttgatcaattttaggtttattgatattttttttccaaaatatccgtccatatatttccgatatatctgtaaaatcgaaataccgatatatccgtaattaccgatattttcatctttgaagGTAACATAGATATTGTTAACAATCTGACTTGAATCAATCCAAGCTAACGCCAATGCCAAGTTTTTTTGACTCTCTTATGTTGACACAGGGCATGTGGACATGATTGATTTGTGGCCTCTCATGCCAGGCTGCAAGTTTGTTGTTCATAACACTACACACCAAATGGACAAGACTAGAGCTCTCTGTGAGCcacgaaaaagaaaaaggaaacttatGTTTTGATGGGGCCATCTGGGAAATAGATCAGTAAACTCTAACATGAAGACCCGAAGGGCAATCTCGGCACAAAAAATGGAGCCggctcagagtgcatgaaaACAATATTACTTTCCATATTAAAAGTTGgttatcatatttcataaagttgggtttgaaaaatcatatattttccaaatggcccatcaaaacacaagtttcccaaaATCGGGAGCTGATTAACTAATTGGTGGATATATGTAGATAAACCAAACAAAGACTAGTGACAGTTCTCTGTTGAGAAACATGGTTACTTTTCGCAATTATAACAAAAAggtgatttgattttttaaagaattaccTATTATCGTATGGTCTAATGAgattttgaagtgatttttcAGCCTAAGTCGTGAATGAAACTATAAAAATTTGACAATCACTCTATTTCCACGACACAGATacctaaatttttgttttcagaagaaaaaaaattcaaataaaaaaacctttcttacaaaatcaaattctttcaattaaaagagtttttttctttatgatatATAGTAGTAGTTTCTAGGTAGTTTTAACTCTCATTCCcctatttctcattttattGGATTAGGTTGGATCAACTGTTGCccttaaaaacatttataataaaaacataatagatTAAATTACTCATAAGTGGACTTTTGCTATCAAATAAGTTCTTCTCTATTAGTTTATCCCGTGACATATGAATTTGgatcattttataaaattaaaatatttatctatgtgtggaccctgcatttcgttgtatgcattcccactcgatggcgaaactcgccttttgttttatttgatgaaatttgatttttagaaaaagacttggagtcgctatttatttttattttatttttaaagggtaaacaaaataagaaagaaaaaccctaaatgtgactccctattttggaaaaggcggtccgtgaaaaaccggatcgggttcgggggtcaggttacttatcgggaaggtacggtaaagaccgtagcacatctctaagtccctaaagttgggtctctactaataaaatgaagcaatggtcgcaattaactaattaatcatggataccaaaatTAATAATCAAGCAAATGAGCATGTACAAGTCatagtgaaaaacaatatacacaaataatgatgaaatctaattatgaaaatacacaaaataaataatgagagaaTTATGCAGAATGATTTAtcgaattaaataaataaaagatattaaaaaaaagttttaaagaaattttaaaggattttattaaaaatgattttgaattaatgattttaaattatttgcttacaaaaaaaagaatcaatttattttctcaacttcgtttgtattcaattttcaaaaaaaattatttacacttattatcaaaagaatttattacaaaatttcaatttgggtacaaaaattatttttacttgcttttactataaaataatgaatttttacaattttatttacaaaagtatttagattcattttcatttaaaaaagtgatttttacaaattatttaaaatgacataactttatttgcaaaagaaattttatttaaaaagaaaaacaaatatttaaatccTCGATTTCTGAACAACActtttaatcctattttaattaaggaaaaataattcatttgaaaaaatatttttagacaattttattaaaaattaatttttgggacaactttatttacaaaacaatttttgaacaatttttattaaacaaagaaatttttggacaatgtcattaaaaacaatttttcgaattctattaaaaacaatttttttggatttttctaaatgcatttttttgaatttttataaataataaaaagaactttcttttattaaaaataatattttaaaattattatttcatcaaaacacatttactgaattcttcttctcatttaaacaaaatttctagtttgttcgatgttTAATTTTGTACACACAAGTAAATATACACAGATAAATATTtacagaaatcaataaaaataaaactaaatataaatgagaaatcaaatatatacCCCAATAGgcttacaacaagttcaatgctCCATTTACAATTTTTCGAGTTCGCAGAACGAGcccatgaaaaaacaaaaaatagcaCAAGAAGATAACTAATAAGTAATAAGTCCAAGTCCAAATAAGATAAACAATATCTAATTGGCATAACCTAAATGTCCCAAATTAATCACCAACAATATATCAGcccaaattttatattaatttaccatcaataaattaactcaaatttcgtattaattcaacaattcaaatatcaTAAACAACAGTTACTATTATAATCAAATcgagaaaaatgaataataatataataataataataatactaataataataataataatagtaatggaAACGGATGAGATGGGAAGGGGGTCACCGACCGGCAGTGGCTCGCCGGCGGTGACTGGTCGGTGTCTCGGCGGCGGCAATGAGGGGTTGACGAATTTTtgggaaacaaaacaaaataaaataaaaataaaaatgggaggAAGAGAATGGGAGGAAATAGGAGAgaagatggaaaagaaaagaaatggggaagaagaaaaaaaaaaggaaaaaaaaatggaagaagaaacGAGGGAGTCGTGGTctgtgtaaaaaaaaataatggggGGGAAGAGTTGAGAAATGGAGAGAAGTTGAGGATGCTCCGGCCGTGAGTGGAgtgtggggaaaaaaatgaagaagaatgggAAAAATCCGGGAGCCGGCCGTGAGTCg
This window contains:
- the LOC117909067 gene encoding protein DETOXIFICATION 19-like encodes the protein MDLSHCWIAYALVHWTALGYKGAPLAASISLWLSTIMLAVYVKYAKRFGDTWKGFSSESFRHIPSNLKLALPSAAMVCLEYWAFEILVLLAGLMPNSETTTSLIAMCVNTGAIAFMIAYGLSAAARQSGPSQARHGSTLKITNRLALAVVLLLALCHSIWASFFSDSTVIIKDYAYMAPLLVASILLDSTQEDVAGSISPTWLFDRQWHAHRYFGGNPKKSSAIHMVNLGRRRSNLDGQMRYSAREKVLPFVAEGI